The segment AGGCCACCAGCGGGCGGAACAGGAACTGGTCGTAGCCGATGATCACCAGCGTCATGGTCAGGATCACCCAGCCGACCGCGCCCAGGTCGCGGGCGGCGATCGCCGCCGCGAGGTAGGACCCCACGCCGGGCAGGGTGACGCTGCTGTTGCCCACGGTGATCGCTTCGGAGGCCACCACGAAGAACCAGCCGCCCGACATGCTCATCATCATGTTCCAGATGAGGCCGGGCAGGGAAAACGGCACCTCGAGCTTCCAGAAACGCTGCCAGGGCGTGAGCTGGAAGTTTTTCGTCACTTCCGACAGGTCGCGCGGCACGGTGCGCAGCGACTGGTAGAAGCTGAACGTCATGTTCCAGGCCTGGCTGGTGAAGATCGCGAAAATCGCCGCGCACTCCGCGCCGAGCACCCTACCCGGGAACAGGGCGAGGAAAAACGTCACGGTGAACGACACATAGCCGAGCACCGGCACCGACTGCAGGATGTCGAGAATCGGCACCAGCACCCGCTCGGCGCGCTTGTTCTTGGCCGCCAGCGAACCGTAGGCCAGGGTGAACACCAGCGCCGCCGCCATGGCGGCGAGCATGCGCAGGATGGTGCGCAGCGCGTACTCGGGCAGGTTGGCCGGATCCAGCGACACCGGCTGGGTCTGAATCGACGACAGCGGCGCCATGGTTTCCTGGAAACCCGTGCTGCCCATCACGATAAGCCCGATGATCAGCGGAAACGCCAGGAAGTCCCAGCGGTTGGGCAGCAACCGGCGGGCCGAGGCGTTGATCACGGGTGGCAGTATTGTTCTCATGCGCTGTAAGCCCCCATCGGCGCATCGCCGCCCGCGCCTCCCGGCAAACGGGGGCGGAGGGGCGGCGCCGGAAATAAAACTGTTACCGGCAGGCGGGATCGAGCCCGGCTGCCGGTAACGGATGTTACGGATAGCGTGTGTTAATGGCTGTCAAAAAACAGTGTTCCGGCCGTCGTCTCGGAACATTGACGCTATTATGCCACTCATTGGCTCCGCTGCGCTCGGGTCGCATCGTTCGTCGACGGCGCGGCGGCCTTCCAGCCCCCGCCCAGCGACCTCACCAGGCCCACGCTCGCGGCGAGCCGGCGCGCGGCGACGCTGTAGTACGCGCGCGCGGCCGACTCCGTGGCGTTTTTGGCCACCAGCACATTGAGCCAGGCGACCGTTCCGGCGCGGTACTGGTTCATCACGATGGTTTCCGCCTCGCGGGCGTTCTGCCATGCCTCGCGGGTGAGACGCAGCGACGCGTCGAGCGACACGCTCGCCGCGAGATTATCCTCCACATCCTGCAGCGCCGTCAGCACGGTCTGGCGGTACACCGCGACCGTGTTGTCGTAATTGGCGCGCGCCGCATCCTCCGCGGCCTTTCGCGCGCCGCCGTCGAACAGGGTGAGCGCCAGCGCGGGCCCGAGCGACCACAGGCGCGCCGGCGCGGTGAACCACTCCGCGGCGCGGTCCGCCTTCCAGCCGCCCGAGGCCGACAGGGTCAGATCCGGAAAATACGCCGCGCGCGCCACGCCGATCCTGGCATTGGCCTCGGCCACGCGGCGCTCGGCGGCGGCGATGTCGGGACGGCGTTCGATGAGGTTCGCCGGCAGGGCGTCGGGCAACGGCAAGGAAACCGGCACGCCGGCGGGGGGCGTCAGCGTCAGATCGGCGGGCGCCACGCCGACCAGCACCGCGATGGCATGTTCGTACTGCTCGCGCTGCAAGCGCGCGTCGGCCAGTTGCGCTTCGAAGGTCTGCAGCTGGGATTGCGCCTGCAACAGATCGGCGCGCATCGCCACCCCGGCGTCGAGCTTGTGCTTCACCACCTCGAGCTGCCCGCGATAGGCGTCCACGCTCGCCGCCAGCGAATCCTGCTCGAGCACCGCGACACGCCATTGCAGGTAGGTCGTGGCCAGCTGCGCCCGGGCGCTCAGTGTCGCCGCGGCAAGATCCGCCGCGCTCGCCGCCGCTTCGGCGGCGCCGGCCTCGGCCCCGCGCGCGAGCTTGCCCCACAGGTCGGCTTCCCAGCCGGCATTGAGCGACAGCGAGGCGGTCGTCGCGGCGGAAGAGCCCGGTGTTTTGC is part of the Paludibacterium paludis genome and harbors:
- a CDS encoding efflux transporter outer membrane subunit, with amino-acid sequence MLRWMTCSACVLLIAGCAAGPDYARPGMALPAVYKAVPGWKIAAPADEVVRGQWWTGFGDAQLDALEARLALDSQTLAQYAAKLRSAQALYDQASAARWPTLSANAASSRGKTPGSSAATTASLSLNAGWEADLWGKLARGAEAGAAEAAASAADLAAATLSARAQLATTYLQWRVAVLEQDSLAASVDAYRGQLEVVKHKLDAGVAMRADLLQAQSQLQTFEAQLADARLQREQYEHAIAVLVGVAPADLTLTPPAGVPVSLPLPDALPANLIERRPDIAAAERRVAEANARIGVARAAYFPDLTLSASGGWKADRAAEWFTAPARLWSLGPALALTLFDGGARKAAEDAARANYDNTVAVYRQTVLTALQDVEDNLAASVSLDASLRLTREAWQNAREAETIVMNQYRAGTVAWLNVLVAKNATESAARAYYSVAARRLAASVGLVRSLGGGWKAAAPSTNDATRAQRSQ